A part of Aminivibrio pyruvatiphilus genomic DNA contains:
- a CDS encoding (2Fe-2S)-binding protein, with protein MPVLNFTVNGVPRTVHLEEGRVMLSSVLRDCLGLTGTKVGCGTGQCGSCTVVLNGSAVTSCTVPAEKCEGADVLTIEALAEGGVLHPIQQAFVDAGAIQCGFCTPGLIMRLYALLTVNPDATDDILVEEINRHLCRCTGYEAILAAARLARERMKK; from the coding sequence ATGCCTGTCCTCAACTTCACCGTCAACGGCGTTCCCAGGACCGTCCATCTCGAGGAAGGGAGGGTGATGCTCTCCTCCGTGCTCCGGGACTGTCTCGGCCTCACGGGAACAAAGGTCGGCTGCGGCACGGGGCAGTGCGGTTCCTGCACGGTGGTTCTGAACGGCAGCGCGGTGACAAGCTGCACCGTTCCGGCGGAAAAGTGCGAGGGCGCCGACGTGCTCACCATCGAGGCCCTTGCCGAGGGAGGCGTGCTTCACCCCATCCAGCAGGCCTTCGTGGACGCCGGGGCGATCCAGTGCGGCTTCTGCACCCCCGGCCTCATCATGCGGCTGTACGCCCTCCTCACAGTGAACCCGGACGCCACGGACGACATCCTTGTGGAAGAGATCAACAGGCACCTCTGCCGCTGCACGGGGTACGAGGCCATCCTCGCCGCCGCACGGCTTGCCCGGGAGAGAATGAAGAAATAA
- a CDS encoding amidohydrolase family protein, which translates to MAFSLLVKNARTRFSGGKLLSIGIEGEKIAAVGENLPEGGAAQVIDAEGRLVTESFVNGHLHLCKVYTLEMVGQDALSSYHGGSMGGAMTAIEQASRVKDNYDEKWIIENVRKACRLAQKYGNTHIRAFADTDTKAKLEGVKALIKAREEFRDIVDLQVVAFPQDGVVRDPGAEDYIRKALELGADVVGGIPWIEYTDADMQEHIDRMFALAKEFNRDVSMLIDDAGDPGLRSLEMLAVKTLKEGWQGRVTAQHCRAMAMYREPYFRKILALLQKASIGLVSDPQTGPLHARVRDLYDSGVAVALGQDDIADAYYPFGRNNMLEVAFLAVHLLWMTTFSDMEIIYDLITTNAAKAMGIRGHVLEPGGNADLVVLNAGDVYHAIWEHEAPFRVIRKGKDVTLQ; encoded by the coding sequence ATGGCTTTCAGTCTTCTGGTCAAAAACGCCCGGACCCGGTTTTCCGGCGGAAAGCTCCTGTCCATCGGCATCGAGGGCGAAAAAATCGCCGCTGTCGGCGAAAACCTTCCCGAGGGCGGAGCGGCGCAGGTCATCGACGCCGAAGGCAGGCTCGTCACCGAGTCCTTCGTGAACGGCCATCTTCATCTCTGCAAAGTCTACACCCTCGAGATGGTGGGGCAGGATGCCCTTTCCTCCTACCACGGCGGCTCCATGGGGGGCGCCATGACAGCCATCGAGCAGGCTTCCAGGGTAAAGGACAATTACGATGAAAAATGGATCATCGAAAACGTCCGCAAGGCCTGCCGCCTGGCCCAGAAGTACGGCAACACCCACATCCGCGCCTTCGCCGACACGGACACCAAGGCGAAGCTGGAGGGCGTCAAGGCCCTGATCAAGGCCAGGGAGGAGTTCAGGGACATCGTGGACCTCCAGGTGGTGGCCTTCCCCCAGGACGGCGTGGTGCGCGATCCCGGCGCCGAGGATTACATCCGGAAGGCCCTGGAGCTGGGAGCGGACGTGGTGGGCGGCATTCCCTGGATCGAGTACACCGATGCCGACATGCAGGAGCATATCGACAGGATGTTCGCCCTGGCGAAGGAGTTCAACAGGGATGTCTCCATGCTCATCGACGACGCCGGCGACCCGGGCCTCAGGTCCCTGGAGATGCTGGCGGTGAAGACGCTGAAGGAAGGCTGGCAGGGACGGGTCACGGCCCAGCACTGCAGGGCCATGGCCATGTACCGGGAGCCCTACTTCCGCAAGATCCTGGCCCTGCTCCAGAAGGCCTCCATCGGCCTGGTGAGCGATCCCCAGACCGGCCCCCTCCATGCCCGGGTCCGGGACCTCTACGACTCCGGCGTGGCCGTCGCCCTCGGCCAGGACGACATCGCCGACGCCTACTACCCCTTCGGCAGGAACAACATGCTCGAAGTGGCCTTCCTGGCGGTCCACCTGCTGTGGATGACCACCTTCAGCGACATGGAGATTATCTACGACCTCATCACCACCAACGCGGCGAAGGCCATGGGCATCAGGGGACACGTCCTCGAGCCCGGCGGGAACGCCGACCTGGTGGTGCTGAACGCCGGCGACGTTTACCACGCCATCTGGGAGCACGAGGCCCCCTTCAGGGTCATCCGGAAGGGAAAGGACGTCACCCTGCAATAA
- a CDS encoding SpoIIE family protein phosphatase, whose translation MNSADPLFLDVDFFQKRKTGQFVCGDSFFSRKIPGRNRVVSVLSDGLGSGIKASILSSMTATMALRFMEGDMEILRSAEVMMDALPVCKVRGISYATFTIVDAVLHGWTRVIEMDNPPFLLVRGGRVMTPGRREMASSRWKDRKITVNEFFARPEDRIILFSDGVTQAGMGSWANPTGWGEEKCTDYILRLLRDRPGLSSRELSRRIVSEALVREPHEHAGDDVTCAVMYFRSPRKLLVLSGPPFDGQRDREYAEMLGKFPGRKAICGGTTAEIVARELGRPLVTDLATARGGMPPLSSMDGVDLITEGILTLTLVSRILDGKEIVREKNSAARLASLLLESDRISFVVGTRVNEAHQDPTLPVELEMRRNIIRTIVRTLEEKYLKEVTVSFI comes from the coding sequence ATGAACTCAGCCGATCCCCTGTTCCTGGACGTGGACTTTTTCCAGAAGAGGAAGACGGGGCAGTTCGTCTGCGGCGACAGCTTTTTCTCCCGGAAAATCCCGGGGAGGAACAGGGTGGTGTCCGTGCTCTCCGACGGCCTTGGGAGCGGGATAAAGGCGAGCATCCTCTCCTCCATGACGGCCACCATGGCCCTCCGCTTCATGGAGGGGGACATGGAGATCCTCCGGTCCGCCGAGGTGATGATGGATGCCCTGCCGGTGTGCAAAGTCCGGGGGATAAGCTACGCCACCTTCACCATCGTGGACGCGGTGCTCCACGGCTGGACCCGGGTGATCGAGATGGACAACCCCCCCTTCCTTCTTGTGCGGGGCGGGAGGGTGATGACCCCGGGCAGGCGTGAGATGGCCTCGTCTCGGTGGAAGGACCGGAAGATCACGGTGAACGAATTCTTTGCCCGGCCCGAGGACAGGATCATCCTGTTTTCCGACGGGGTGACCCAGGCGGGCATGGGATCCTGGGCGAACCCCACGGGGTGGGGGGAGGAAAAATGCACGGACTATATCCTGCGTCTGCTTCGAGACAGGCCCGGGCTCTCTTCCCGGGAGCTGTCGAGGCGCATCGTCTCCGAGGCACTGGTCAGGGAGCCCCATGAGCATGCCGGTGACGACGTGACCTGCGCCGTCATGTATTTCCGGTCGCCCCGGAAGCTCCTGGTGCTTTCAGGCCCTCCCTTCGACGGGCAACGGGACAGGGAGTACGCCGAAATGCTCGGGAAATTCCCTGGACGGAAGGCCATCTGCGGCGGCACCACCGCCGAAATCGTGGCCAGGGAGCTGGGACGCCCTCTTGTGACGGACCTCGCCACGGCCCGGGGGGGAATGCCGCCCCTGTCCTCCATGGACGGGGTGGACCTCATCACCGAGGGGATCCTCACCCTGACCCTGGTGTCCAGGATTCTGGACGGAAAGGAGATCGTCCGGGAGAAGAACTCGGCGGCGAGGCTGGCCTCCCTGCTGCTGGAGAGCGACCGGATTTCCTTTGTGGTGGGGACGAGGGTGAACGAGGCCCACCAGGACCCCACCCTGCCGGTGGAGCTGGAAATGCGCCGGAACATCATCCGGACCATCGTCCGCACCCTGGAGGAAAAATACCTGAAGGAAGTCACCGTTTCGTTTATTTGA
- a CDS encoding [Fe-Fe] hydrogenase large subunit C-terminal domain-containing protein, with amino-acid sequence MSDPVVCSNVVSFGSECQGCFRCIRECPVKAIRVERGQAAVIPEMCVACGLCVEACPFQAVKPRLDLPRVKAMIASGRRVYASMAPTWACEFPGLDSACLVAALKHLGFSGVGETALGAGAVCESLAKTLSDADPGLFLSTTCPSVVSYVEKYLPELAGTLSTVPSPVEAHCRIFKELVDPEGAVVFIGPCIARKDESDRSVDTIDAALTFRELRRWLREEGVAPEKCVPGEADRFFPEPSGDGFLYPVEGGMSDMIRASGVDRKVRFVTVSGLQNLRRYLRGLSPESLGAPVFLECFACLGGCINGPGGTWEEPGLLRRNRVEAYANLSDAPGHFLVLGSDTPEVGEEELKNALKRVGKNRPEDEVNCGGCGYGTCRELAAALALGRAEPEMCVIHMRNQAQKKANALLRTMPSGVVIVDRNLHIVECNERFARLFGEQAMLVYRAEPGLKGCILSRILPFSHLFEIVLEKGQDIHLDHYRAGDVLLDITLFSIEPGETVGAVMLDVTRRELKRDKIAQRAAEVIERNVLTVQEIACRLGEHMADTEMLLRSIAEGYSEQESDDCGRGEDQ; translated from the coding sequence GTGCCAGGGGTGCTTCCGGTGCATCCGGGAGTGTCCGGTGAAGGCGATCCGGGTCGAGAGGGGGCAGGCGGCGGTCATTCCCGAAATGTGCGTGGCCTGCGGCCTGTGCGTGGAAGCCTGCCCCTTCCAGGCGGTGAAGCCGAGGCTGGACCTTCCCAGGGTGAAGGCCATGATCGCTTCCGGCCGGAGAGTGTACGCCTCCATGGCCCCCACGTGGGCCTGTGAGTTCCCGGGGCTGGATTCCGCCTGCCTGGTGGCCGCCCTGAAGCACCTGGGCTTTTCCGGCGTGGGGGAAACGGCCCTCGGGGCAGGGGCGGTGTGCGAATCCCTGGCGAAGACCCTTTCGGACGCCGATCCCGGACTCTTTCTCTCCACCACGTGCCCCAGCGTGGTGTCCTACGTGGAGAAGTATCTCCCCGAACTCGCGGGGACCCTCTCCACGGTTCCCTCCCCTGTGGAGGCCCACTGCCGGATATTCAAGGAGCTGGTGGACCCTGAAGGCGCCGTGGTGTTCATCGGGCCGTGCATCGCCCGGAAGGACGAGTCCGACCGGTCGGTGGACACCATCGACGCGGCCCTTACCTTCCGGGAACTCCGCCGATGGCTCCGGGAGGAAGGAGTTGCCCCGGAGAAGTGCGTTCCGGGGGAGGCGGACCGGTTTTTCCCCGAACCTTCCGGCGACGGTTTCCTGTACCCGGTGGAGGGCGGCATGAGCGATATGATCCGGGCCAGCGGAGTGGACAGGAAGGTCCGCTTTGTCACCGTGTCCGGACTGCAGAACCTGCGCCGCTACCTCCGGGGGCTTTCTCCGGAGAGCCTGGGGGCCCCCGTGTTCCTTGAGTGCTTTGCCTGTCTCGGCGGGTGCATCAACGGTCCCGGCGGCACGTGGGAGGAGCCGGGACTGCTGCGCCGGAACCGTGTGGAGGCCTATGCCAACCTTTCCGATGCCCCGGGACATTTCCTGGTCCTGGGGTCCGACACCCCGGAAGTGGGGGAAGAGGAGCTGAAGAACGCCCTGAAGCGGGTCGGGAAGAACCGGCCGGAAGACGAGGTAAACTGCGGGGGGTGCGGCTACGGGACGTGCCGGGAGCTTGCGGCGGCCCTGGCCCTCGGCCGGGCGGAACCGGAGATGTGCGTGATCCACATGAGGAACCAGGCTCAGAAGAAGGCGAACGCCCTGCTGCGGACCATGCCTTCCGGCGTGGTGATCGTGGACCGGAACCTCCACATCGTGGAGTGCAACGAACGGTTCGCCCGGCTCTTCGGCGAGCAGGCCATGCTGGTGTACCGGGCGGAGCCGGGGCTGAAGGGCTGCATCCTCAGCCGGATCCTTCCCTTTTCCCACCTGTTCGAGATCGTGCTGGAGAAGGGGCAGGACATCCACCTGGACCATTACCGGGCAGGGGACGTGCTGCTGGACATCACCCTGTTCTCCATCGAGCCGGGGGAGACGGTGGGGGCGGTGATGCTCGACGTGACCCGGAGGGAGCTGAAGCGGGACAAGATCGCCCAGCGGGCCGCCGAGGTCATCGAGAGGAACGTCCTCACCGTCCAGGAGATCGCCTGCCGCCTCGGCGAGCACATGGCCGACACGGAGATGCTGCTGCGGTCCATCGCCGAAGGGTATTCCGAGCAGGAGAGCGACGACTGCGGCAGGGGGGAGGACCAATGA